Within Anaerolineae bacterium, the genomic segment TGAGTGGTACGCGATAGGGGTATTGCTCATGACCGTTCAAGAAGAAACTATGTTTCATCCATCTCCCTTGGTGAGTGGGGAAATCAAAGGAAAACCTCAAAAAACATTTGCGCCGGGTGTCATTCAACGCCTGACCTTACAGCAACCGCTCGACGTGGCCATTGCCCGCACCACGGTGCGGAAATTGGCCGATGAGGTAGGCTATAGTCTAATTGATCAGGTGCGCCTTTCCACGGCCATTTTTGAGATAGCCGATAAGATTGTTACCTATGCCGGTCAAGGAGAGATTGTGATTTATTGGCGCGAGAACGCCGGGCGTAAGGGCCTGCAATTTGTTTGCAACGACCAAGGCCTGCGTGCGGCCAAATTAACCCATATCTTGCAAGTAGGATGCCAAGACAGCGGTGACAAAGCCAACTTTCTGAGTTTGAGCAGAATAGTGGACGAATATCAGTTTACCCAGGACCCCAAATACGGCAACTGTATCACTATCTCCATCTGGCTGGAATGAACACCCCAAATCTCAAAAATAGTTTTTTGGAGGAAAAAGATGACCTCACCGGCAAACAAATCCAGAGCAGAAGAGATAACCATTGAAGCCGAATTGGCCGCCCGCCGGTCACAATTTGCCCTGCAAACCAGCCGCTACCTTCTGGGAGCTGTCATCATTAGTATTATCATTACCCTCATCCTGTGGCTCTTTTTCCGGGAGTACACCCAATTGCCGGCGCTCATTCTTATTGATATAGCCGCTGTAGTGGGGGCCGTTTTATACCCCACCTTTCGCCGCCGCCGGCAAGATATAGCCGGCATGTTCTTTCTCTTTGCCTCAATCCTGCTGGTCATAACAATTGTCCCGATTTTAATTTCCGAGCTGTTGGTGACCATCGCCCTGATCTATCCCTTAATCATCTTTCTGGGCTACTTTCTTTTGGGAGATAGGCGCGGACGTTGGGTGGTTGGAGCCTGTATTCTTTCCTTTATAACCAATATTACCCTGGCCAAATTTTGGCCGCCGGTCTGGTTTGCGCCGCTGGACGAAACATCCGGCTGGATCATCAGCACGGCCTTGAGTCTTTTTATGTTGTTGATTGCGGCCGTAATTATCCGGGGTAATGTGGTAGAGCAAGAAAAAACGGTTCGCCAGGCCCGTTTGACCAATCAAGAGGCAGAAAAGCGGGCCAGAGAATTGGAACTGGCCAAATTAGAAATTGAACACCGGGCGGCAGCGGAGCAGGAACAACACGAATACCTGCAAAAAATAATTGCCGGGTATGTGGCCTACATCACCCAGGTAGCCGAAGGCGACCTGTCGGCCCAACTCAACCTGCACGAGAATGGGCAAGGCCCGGATGACCCTTTGCTTATCTTGGGCAACCACTTGAACAATATGGTTGAGCGTTTGGGTGACATCACCGGCCAAATCCGCCGGGCCACGGCCAATATAACCGCCGCCGCTACCGAAATTCTGGCCGCCACCACCCAACAGGCCGCCGGAGCCAACGAACAATCTGCGGCCATTTCGCAAACCTCAACCACTATTGACGAAGTGAAAACCATTGTTGAGCAAGCTTTCAAAAAAGCGCAGGCCGTAGCCGAACAGGCGCAACGTACCAGTGAAATCTCTCAAACCGGCCAGCAGGCCGTTACCGACGCTGTGGAGAGCATCAACCAGATCAAGGAAAAGGTGGAAGGCATTGCCGAGAATATCCTGGCCTTGAGCGAGCAAACCCAACAAATTGGCGAAATCACGGCCACGGTTGACGACATTGCTTCTCAAAGCAACCTGCTGGCGCTCAACGCTTCGGTGGAAGCGGCGCGGGCCGGCGAACACGGCAAAGGGTTTGCTGTGGTGGCGGTTGAGGTGCGCAATCTGGCCGAACAATCCCGGCAAGCCACAGCCCAAGTTAAAAACATTCTCCACGAAATTCAAAGGGCCACCAACGCCGCCGTGATGGCCACCGAAGAGGGCACCAAGGGCGTTGACAGCGGCGTGCTGCTTACCGAAAAGACCGGCGCGGCTATTCAACAATTAAGCAGCAGTATAACCGCCAGCGCCACGGCGGCGCAACAAATTGTGGCCAACGCCCGGCAGCAAAATACCGGCATGGAGCAAATTTCGCTGGCCATGGACAACATCAACCAGGCCACCATTCAAAACCTGGCTTCCACGCGCCAGGCGGAAAAGGCCGCGCAAGACCTATCGAACCTGGCCCGGCAAATGGAGACGCTGGTGGCCAGATACAAGTTAGATTAAAAAGAGGGCAGAGCCATGCAAGTTCTTAAAATCGTTCACTTTCCAGCACCGCCTTCATTGCCGCCGCTGTATAGCTGGCCTGAGCCGTTGAAACGTCTCATCCTGATGGCCGCCACCGGCGCCTGCCTGGGGGCATACGTCCTGTTCATTCTCGGAGGGGCATTGGGAGTTTGGCTGTTGTGCTTATTAGCGGTATACTAAAGTTAACGACCAACGACCAACGACCAACGACCAACGACCAACGACTAACGACCAATGACCAATGACCCGTCGTTCGTCCTTCGTCGTTCGTCGTCCTTTGCCGGTGTTGGAGAAAACGGGATGAGTATAGCCAGTAGAATTTCGGTGAGCAGTGATTTAGATGTGGTCATGGCTCGCATGGAAGCCCGAAAAATAGCCAAGGAAATGGGGTTCAATACAGCCGACCAGGCCCGCATTTCTTTGGCGGCGTCAGAATTGGCTCGCGCCCTCTCCTGGAACAACGACGCACCCGGCGAAATTGTTTTTTCTAATGCCACCCAAAACGAACAGCGCGGTTTTCAGGTAAGTTGTTTGGTCAAACGAGAACATATTCCCCATAGAGGCCACAAACACCTGGCGCAAAATATGTCCATTCCCAAACGCTGTTTGATTGGGGCGTGCCAGTTGGTTGACGAGAGCAATATTAAAGAGCTAAACGACCACCAAGCCCAGGTGACTCTGATCAAGTGGCTGAATTGATCGAAAAGAGGTGGTGGTTAAACAGTAAGTAATGGCATGTCATTTCGAGGAACGAAGTGACGAGAAATCTCCTTGAGATGTTCGTTTTAAGCAGAGTCTAAGGAGATTTCTCGCTCCTATTGTCGCTCGAAATGACATGCTGAAAATCCTCATCACTTACAACTTTACCACTACCCAAAAAGATTCCCCAATAGTCAAAATAAAAACCGCCCCCGCCACCCGGCAGGTAGATGGCGGATTTTATTCCGGGTCAAGCGTAGCCAATCCCCGCCGCAGGGCATACAGCGCCACCTGAGTCCGGTTGGCCAAGTGCAGTTTGTCCAGAATATTACTGACGTGTTTGCCTACCGTGCGTTCGCTGATGGTCAGGGTATCGGCGATTTCTTGGTTGGTAAGCCCCTGGGCAATGAGGCGCAGCGTTTCCATCTCGCGTTCGGTGAGCGGCTCCTCGGTGGGCGGCAGGTCTGAGGGTTGGTTCAATTCGCGGATTACTTTGAGGGCAATAGAAGGATGCAGCGACGACCGGCCCTGGTAAACATCCTGAATGGCCTGGAGCAATTGCTGCGGCGAGGAATCTTTGAGCAAATAGCCCAACGCCCCTGCTTTAATGGCAGAAAAAACGCGCTCGTCGTCGTCAAAACTGGTCAATACCAGGATGCGGGCGCCGGGATTCTCCTGCTTGATTTCATGGATGGCTTGCAGGCCGTTTTTACGGGGCATCACCATATCCAGCAAAATAACGTCTGGGGCCAACGCCCGGACTTTGGTGACGGCTTCGGCGCCATCTGCCGCCTCGCCTACCACCTCCATGCCCGGTTTGGTAGAGATGAGCGTGCGCAATCCTTCTCTAACTACCGCGTGATCGTCGGCAATAACAATGCGAATAGAGGCTGTTTGGGTCACTGCAACACCTCCCCAAGAAAATTGGGAATTGTGAATTGGGACGACGAACGACGAACGACAAACGACGAAAGTTAATTATTGGTCGTTTGTCGCTGTCAATGGTCAAGGGTCGTTGGTCGTCGGTCATTGGTCAATGTTTACAAATCTTGAGTGGGCACGCTCACCTTCACCCTTGTTCCTTCTTCCGGCGAGGAGTGAATGGTCAAAGTCCCGCCCAGTTTTTCGGCTCGCTCTTGCATGCTCACCAGGCCCAGGCCGCCGGCATCAATAATGGCGCGGGGATCAAACCCGGTCCCATCGTCAACTACTTCTAACACAACTTGCTCCTCTTCAATCCGTAGGTGAACCGTAACCGTCGTGGCTCCGGCGTGCTTTAAGGCGTTGTTCAGGGCTTCCTGGGAAATACGATAGAGTTCTTCTTCTACAGAGGCCGGTAGTTCCACCAGTTCTTCGGCCACCAGCCTGGCCCTGATATTGACCCGCCCCTCAACCGCGCTCAGCCTTTGATGCAAAGCGCCGATTAAACCTTCTCGTTCCAGGTCCAGGGGGCGCAACTCGTACACCAATAGGCGCATCTCCTTGAGCGCCTGCTGCGCCGTTTCGCCCATCCGGCTGAGATTATGTTTGGCGGCAGCTAAATCTCCGGCCTCAATTAGATTTTCGCCCGCTTCGGCAAACAGCGACAGGCTATACAACGATTGAGTTACGGAATCGTGCAACTCGCGGGCCAGCCGCTCCCGTTCCTCAATAACGGCCGCGCGTTCGGCCTGCTGGCGCAACCGGGCGTTCTCGACCGCCACCCCCACCTGGTCGGCCACAGAGGCCAGCAAGGCCACCTCCTCCGCATTGAACTCTTGTTCCCGGCCCACCGCCGTAATACTGAGCACGCCCAACGTTTGGCCCCTGGTGCGCATCGGCAGCCCCAGGTAAGCAATGAACTCCTTGAACCGGCGAATAGCCAGGGGCGTGCGCCGGTCCGCCGCCAGATCAGGGGCCAGGACAGGTTCGCCATGCGTCATTATCCAGGTAGCCAGGCTATTTTCTAAGGGGATAGTGTCTATTTCGGCAATCAGGTTTTTGGGCACACCCTGTTGGGCCGCCAGGCGCAATTGGGCGCCCTCTTCATCCAACAGGTGGATGGCGCCAATGCTATGCCCCGTAGCCGCCAATACCCGCTCCAACGAGCGTTCCAGCATGGTTTCCATGGCCAGAGACTCGCTGGCCACTAGCGTGACCTCATACAACAGCGACAGGTCCCGGGTCCGGTCGGCCACTCGCTGCTCCAATTCGGCGTTGAGTTGTTGAATTTGCTGCTCGGCTTGCCGCCGCTCGGTGATTTCCCGGGTCAATTCCTGGGCGTAGATAATGGCCTGCCGGTAGGCAATTTTTAATTCGTGAATATTATCCTGCAAGGTTGTGGCGGTTTGTTTACGTTCGGTGATGTCGCGCATCACGCCGGTAAAAAAATGCTTATTGTTCTTGACGGATTCGCCCAGCGAAATTTCCAGCAGAATTTCCCGGCCGTTTTTGTGAATACCGCGAGTTTCCATAGCCTGCCAGTGGCCGTGTTTTTGGCCGGTATTAATGTATTGGTTCAAGGCAATGTGGTGGGCGTGGTGAACCGGTTTTGGGATCAACATTTGTAGCGGTTGGCCCAGTAGCTCGTCCCTGGTGTAACCAAACGTGGTTTCGGCAGCGGAATTGACAAAGATAATCTGGCTGGTTTCATCAATAGTAATAATGGCGTCTGTGGCTGTTTCGGCCACAATGCGATACCGCTCTTCGCTCTCTCGCAATCGTCTCTCCAGGCGATGTTGGTAGAGGGCCGTTTCAATGGTAGTGTGTAATTCTCTTTCATCAAATGGTTTGGTGATGTAGCCAAAGGGTTGGGTAATTTTGGCCCGTTGTAAAGTGTCTGCATCCGCATAGGCGGTCAAATAAACAATGGGCAGGTCGCGCCGGTTCTGAATTTCGGCGGCAGCGGCGATGCCGTCCATTTCCCCGTTCAACCCAATGTCCATCAGCACCAGGTCAGGTTCCAGAGCCTCAACTTTTTGGATGGCCTCCGCGCCACTCGATACCGCCGCGGGTACGTTGTAGCCGAGGTGAAGCAGTTTATTTTCTATTTTTTGGGCGATGAGGGCTTCATCTTCGACAACCAGGATTTTCGCCTTGGTCATAGGTCCTATCCTATTTTGTTTGGGTAGGCGTATCTAACGTAAGCCGTACCTGGCGCGCCAGAGTGGTCGAGTTGAAGGGTTTTTTCAGAAAGGCTATTCCCCTGTCCAGGTCTTGAGTAGTGATGGTTTCGTCGCCGTAACCAGAGATGAGAATGATTTTCAGATGAGGATGGGAGTGAGCCAAGCTTTTAGCCAGGGTTTTGCCGTTCATATCGGGCATCACTACATCGGTGAGCAACAGGTGAATGGGGTCGGCATAATCGGCAATCAGTTGCAGCGCTTCTTGCCCGTTTTGCGTTTCCAGGATTTTATATCCCTGCCCGGCCAAAACCTGACGGATCAGGTCCCGCACCCCGGCGTCGTCTTCAACCACCAAAATTGTCTCGTCGCCGGTTGGGATGGCGCCGGCATGTTCTGAAACGCCCAAGGCGGGGCCGGTTTCTCCGGTTTGCGGCAGGTAAACTTTAAAAGTAGTGCCCCGGCCTTCTTCACTGTTAATGTTGATGTCGCCGCCGTTTTGCCTGACAATGCCGTACACCGTAGACAACCCCAAGCCGGTGCCCTGGCCCTGTTTTTTGGTGGTGAAAAAAGGCTCAAATATCTGGGCTTGCACCTCCCGGCTCATGCCAATGCCCGTATCGCTGACGGTCAGCATAATGTAACGGCCCGCGGTTAGTTCGGGATGCTCCGCCGGGCCACCGGCGTTCAGAACGGTGTTGGCTGTTTTAATGGTCAATTTGCCGCCGCCGGGCATGGCGTCGCGGGCATTGACCACCAGGTTAACAATGATCTGCTCCATTTGGGCCGGGTCGGCCTTGATCAACCCCAGGTCGGGGGCCAGAACGGTTTCCATGAGAATATCTTCCCGGATAATGCGCTGGAGCATTTTTTGCAGGTCGGTTACCAGCAGGTTGAGATCAATTATTTGGGGGGCGATGATCTGTTTGCTGCTAAAGGCCAGCAGTTGGCGGATCAGGCCGGCGGCCCGCTGGCCCGAATCGAAGATGTAGCCCAACATTTCCTGGAGGGGATCATCCGGCGTTAGCCGGTGTTGGGCCAGTTCGGCAAAACCGTTGATGGCCGTGAGCAGATTGTTAAAATCATGGGCAATGCCGCCGGTAAGACGGCCAATCGCCTCCATTTTTTTAGCCTGGAGGAGTTGGGCCTGTAACTCTTCTCGTTCCTGTTCGGCTTGTTTGCGTTCGGTGATGTCTTCGCCGGAGCTTAGGGTGCCGACAATGTGGCCTTCGCTGTTTGTTAGATTGATGTTGCGCCAGGCAATGATCCTTTCTTCGCCGGATTTGGTCAGAACCGGGTTTTCATGCCGTTCGCCCAATT encodes:
- a CDS encoding response regulator transcription factor, yielding MRIVIADDHAVVREGLRTLISTKPGMEVVGEAADGAEAVTKVRALAPDVILLDMVMPRKNGLQAIHEIKQENPGARILVLTSFDDDERVFSAIKAGALGYLLKDSSPQQLLQAIQDVYQGRSSLHPSIALKVIRELNQPSDLPPTEEPLTEREMETLRLIAQGLTNQEIADTLTISERTVGKHVSNILDKLHLANRTQVALYALRRGLATLDPE
- a CDS encoding PAS domain S-box protein; translation: MTKAKILVVEDEALIAQKIENKLLHLGYNVPAAVSSGAEAIQKVEALEPDLVLMDIGLNGEMDGIAAAAEIQNRRDLPIVYLTAYADADTLQRAKITQPFGYITKPFDERELHTTIETALYQHRLERRLRESEERYRIVAETATDAIITIDETSQIIFVNSAAETTFGYTRDELLGQPLQMLIPKPVHHAHHIALNQYINTGQKHGHWQAMETRGIHKNGREILLEISLGESVKNNKHFFTGVMRDITERKQTATTLQDNIHELKIAYRQAIIYAQELTREITERRQAEQQIQQLNAELEQRVADRTRDLSLLYEVTLVASESLAMETMLERSLERVLAATGHSIGAIHLLDEEGAQLRLAAQQGVPKNLIAEIDTIPLENSLATWIMTHGEPVLAPDLAADRRTPLAIRRFKEFIAYLGLPMRTRGQTLGVLSITAVGREQEFNAEEVALLASVADQVGVAVENARLRQQAERAAVIEERERLARELHDSVTQSLYSLSLFAEAGENLIEAGDLAAAKHNLSRMGETAQQALKEMRLLVYELRPLDLEREGLIGALHQRLSAVEGRVNIRARLVAEELVELPASVEEELYRISQEALNNALKHAGATTVTVHLRIEEEQVVLEVVDDGTGFDPRAIIDAGGLGLVSMQERAEKLGGTLTIHSSPEEGTRVKVSVPTQDL